AAGATGGAACAACATATCTAATGTCTTAAACTATGTTTatatctggccaggtgcggtggctcacgcctgtaatcccagcactttgggaggctgaggcgggtggatcacgaggtcagaagatcgagaccatcctggctaacacagtgaaaccccgtctacactaaaaatacaaaaaattagctgggtggtggcgggcacctgtagtcccagctactcgggaggctgaggcaggagaatggcatgaacccgggaggcggagcttgcagtgagcctgggcgacagatggagactccgtctcaaaaaaaaaaaaaaatctatctatctatatatatctagataGATCGATCTAAGGTACTGATCCTACAAATTCCCCTGAAAGTTCAGTGGACACAGTGCCTGTGAAGGATGCAGGTCTTCCATTTCAGCTGAACTGTGGCAAGTGTCAAATGGTTTGCTAACCCTTGCTCAGCCCTACAACCCACTAGGAGctttaaaatacttaatacaggatttggatttttttttttataaagctaCTCAGATAAGTGTGGACTCACGTTCCCATGTAAAATGGAAATTCAGAATTGCATTGTCTTTGGAGACCATAGTAGTGGGAGAGGGAAAAGTACCTTTAGTTCCACCCTTGGCCAGCAGGTGGTGAGTTTTGGACTCAGACCCTGTTGACAGGTTTGAGCTAAATAAAGCTTTGGAACAGAACAGTGACACTAGTGAGAGGAATCAAGGAAGCAGCATGTACCTTCTGACTGGCTGATTCTCAACCAAATATACAGAGTAGAGGAAATATGATAGagtggaaagagcactggatTGAGAATTTGAGCTTGACCTCAGAGAACCTCATGTTAAAGCCTTACTATCAGGAAACAGGAGCTATCAACAAGGCACACAGTGTTAAATGGGGCTGCAGGGAAGGCAATGCCATGTAAAATACGGTTTCTAGGCCTTAAAGGAAGGTGGGAAACTTGATGTGGAGAAGTGGAGGAGAACAGTTTGAGGCACAGGTCAGAAAGTACAGCACTTGCTCATAAAGCTTAAAGTTAGACTAGCAACAGAGTCCTGGGGGGTAAATTTGGAGAGATCAGGAACCATGTTGTGAAGACCCTCAAATGCCAGGACTGAACTTTCTTACAGGTGTGGGTCATCTGGAGGATTCAGGCAAGAAAGTGACATAGGCTTCAGCGTTAAATAATTCAATTTGTTTcttgtggcaaaaaaaaaaaaaaaaaaaaaaaaaaaatccaaataattcATCCAATGGTTTCCAAGTGTACAGTACAATATTGTCAATCACATGTACATGGTTATGCGTAGACACTTTACATTaaataaccttttatttttatagaagcaGTAATGTGCATTgtagaaatttagaaaaataggccagggcgtggtggctcacactggtaatcccagcattttgggaggccaaggcgagcagatcactttagcttgggagtttgagaccagactgggcaacttggtaagacctcatctctacaaaaaatacaaaaattagctgggtatggttgtGTGTGctggtagtcctagctacttgggaggctgaggtaggaagatcacttgagctcaggaggtagaggccaCAGTGAACagtgatcttaccactgcacttcagcctgggtgacagaatgagaccctgtctaagaaAGAAATTggtaaaaatataagcaaaattaaaaaaatatttccaataacCAGAGGTCATCACTGTTTTAATAACTTTAGTGCATATGTTTCTGGATcttttctgtgtatgtgtatgtgtctatacATGTGGTATTTTTAAACCCAAATTGAGATCATACTGCATTATAACTTTTTCGTTTTggtcagtatcttttttttttttttttttgagatggagtcttgctctgttgcccaggctagagtccagtggtgagatctcggctcactgcaagctccacctcttgggttcacgccattctcctgcctcagcctccctagtagctgggactacaggcacccaccaccaagcccggctaatttttttgtatttttggtagagacagggtttcaccatgttagccaggatggtctcgatctgctgacctcgtgatccaccaccgcctcggcctcccaaagtgctggaattacaggtgtgagccaccgtgcccggccttggtCAGTATCTTTACCTTTCCCTTTATGTAAATGTTCTTGGTTGAGCGTGgtgatggtggctcatgcctataatcccagcactttgagaggtcgagacaggaggattggttgaggccgggagtttgagaccagtctgggcaacagagtgagtcctgatttctacaaaaaaaaaaaaaaaaaagttcgctgggcatggtggtacacagctgtagtcctagctactcaggaggctgaggcaggaggatcacttaagcccaggagttagaggctgcagtgagctgtgatcacaccactgcaccctagcctgggtgacagagcatgaccctgtctctaaaagcaaAATTCTAGAGGTCAAGAACCAATCTAGATACCCATACCATATTCGGAGTTTCCCCCAAGCGACCCAAATATCATTCACAGCTATTTGGACCAAACCAATATCTAACCTAGGTCCCCAAGTTGGCATCTGTTAGATTCCTTTAttcaaactttgaaaaataagagacagggtttcgttctgttgctcaggctagagtgtagtggctatTTACGGGTGCTATATCGCTACTGATCTGTGCAGGAATTTTATCTGCTGTGTTTCCCACCTGGGCCAGTTCACCCCTTCTTAGGCACTGGTGGTCCCCCACTTCTGGAAGGTCACCATTATTGGTGCCAAACTTAGCATCATTCGGTTCCCAATCGTCATGGCACActacatcctgggctcaagggattctcctgcctcagcctcccaagtagctgggcttataaGCATGTACCACCACCCCTAGCCTTTTACTCAAACTTTTATGACACTTGTTGAAGAGATTGGGGCAGTTGATCTCCAGAGAATTGTAGCCATGTGCAGGATGGATTAGAAGGAATAGAGCAACCAATTTAATGAGAAATAATGACTAAGACAGTAGTGATGGTGGAAATGGAGAGGGGAAGATGGatttgaaatacatttcataGATATAattgacaagtttttttttttttttttttttttttttttttttttttgagatggagtcttgctctatagcctaggctggagtgcagtggcatgatctcagctcactgcaacctccgcctcctggttcaaacgattcttctgcctcagcctcccaagtagctgggattacaggtgcacaccaccacacccggctaatttttgtgtttttagtagagatggggtaccacccaggctggtatcgatctcctgacctcaaatgatcctcctacctcggcctgccaaagtgctgggattacacgcatgagccactgagcctggctgacAAGATTTGGTGATGGCTTAGatcagggaggaaggaggagtcaAAGCTTAAGTATTTAGGTGGATGTCATGCATTTTGATAGGAATGGGCATGTTGGAGGAAAAAGTTAAAGGGAAAATACGTTTTTGGACAAGTCAAATATGAGATAATGTCTGGTATGCTGTTGGATATGGGGACCTGAAGCCTAGAGATGCTTAGAAATGACTCATGTTTTTACAATACACCATATTTAATGGAATGGGCTCAagacattctattttttaaaaatggtattggTAAATTGGACATGATTTTGGGGAAGGTTAGATTATCACCTCATACCATAAAAATCGGTAATCTAAAacataaatatgcaaaattatcAAAGTGCCAGGAGAAAATGTTTTAGAAGTCATGAAGTAAAGTGTTGGTAGATTTAActacataaaaaaatttaactttgatACAATAGAAGTCACCATAAAATTAGACAATAAGCTacaaattggaagaaaatatttggaacatATATAATAGTTTGGGTCACTATCTCTGTAGGCAGGATCATGGCCCTCAAGATGCCCACGTCGTAATCCTTGGAacctatgtatatattatttcacaTGGAAAAAGGGGCATTAAGGTCCCAggtggaattaaggttgctaatcaactgacttcatttatttatttagagacagggtcttgctctgtcatcaaggctggagtgcagtgacatgatcttggcaacctccgcctcctgggttcaagtgattctcctgcctcaacctctggagtagctgggattacaggcacacataccatgccaggctaatttttgtagagatggggttttgccatattggccagactggtcttgaactcctggccacaaacGATCCAGCTGCCctggcctcctgaaatgctgggactgttacaggcatgagccactgctgcgCCTGGCTATCAACTGACTTTAAATTGGAAGGGTGTCCTGGATTATTCAGCTTTGTCCAGTGTAATCATAAGGgcccttaaaagtggaagaggtagggtcgggcgcggtggttcacgtctgtaatcccagcactttctgggaggccgaggcgggtggatcacctgaggtcaggagtttgagaccagcctgaccaacatggagaaactccatctctattaaaaatacaaaattagccaggcgtggtggcgcatgcctgtaatccaagctactcagaaggctgaggcaggagaatcactctaacacaggaggcagaggttgcagtgagccgagattgtgccattgcactccagcgtgggtgataagagcgaaactctgtctcaaaaaaaaaaaaaaaaaaaattgcgcacacctgtaatcccagcactttgggaggccaaggcgggcggatcacgaggttaggagttcgagaccatcctggctaacatggtgaaaccctgtctctactaaaaatacaaaaaaattagcctgacgtaGGTGGTgcacactggtagtcccagctactcgggaggctgaggcaggagaatggcataaaacctgggaggcggagcttgcagtgagccgagatcgtgccactgcactccagcctgggagacagagcgagactccatctcaaaaaaaaaaaaaaagtggaagagggaggcagaagaggtcAGAGTGATACAATGTGAGAAGAACTTGACTTGCCTTTGCTAGCTTTAAAGATAGAAGAAGGGGGTCAGTaaccaaggaatgtgggcagcctctagaaacTGGGAAAGGCAAGGAGTGAATCCTACCTAGAGCCTAGAGAAAAGGATGCAGCCCCGCCAACCCCTTGATTTTAGCCCTGTGAGACATGTGTCAGACTTTTTTTGCGGggaggagacagggtctcttttgcccaggctggcatgtagtggggcagtggctcactgtagccttgacctctctggttcaggtgatcctcccacctcaccttgccgagtagctgggactataggcatgcaccaccatgcccagctaatttttgtggtgttttttttttttgttttttttttgtttttttgtagagacagggttttgtcatgttgcccaggctggtctcaaactcctgggctcatgctatcagcccatctcggcctcccaaagtgttgggattacagatgtgagccactgcacccaggctctgtgtcagacttctgacaaaataaatttgttttgtggtaatttgttacagcagcagtagaAAACTGTAATACATTGACTAATACAATGTCCAACAAACAGTGCATTAGAAAATGGGTAGAGGATATGACCCGGTGATTATAGAAATCCAGATGGTTACTAGACGTATTAAAAGGCACTTGTTTTCATGGCCTTGGAGATGGATGAGCTGACCCAGGGAGAGAAAAGAGCAGAGGGCTGAGAAGAAATGGTCAGAAAGATACGTGGAGAACTTATGGGACAAGTGGATGAAGAAGAGAACAATACCCAGGACCAAGCACAGTTGCCTAGACTCAGATGACCTGTGCTCGTGTGAATGGATGTCGTTTTTTGTTCACATGCTGTGAAGTCGTTCCCTCTCAAGGGCGGCTTTGGGCTATGCTGACCTGGCCCTGTAGCCTCACCCTATAGAGTAGGGATGTGTGGACTCCAGATGTGATCATCtgtgaagatccacaaaagagtTAAGCCTGCAGAATCCTGAGTGCTCTACTGGGACTTGAAACTGAGGGGATATGGCTGCAGCAGAATTGGGAATTGACATTTTCAGTACCCTAGATTCCAAAGAAGACATGAATGGGATTTATCTAATTCAGCTAGTTTATTAGAATTTCCATTTCTTGTCTCCACATCCCCACCTTCCCCCTGGTTTGGCTTCAGGTCTTGGCATACCAAGTGCTAGTATTACCAGCCTTTTCTCTACTGACTAGATTTGGTGGGTAGGGGTCGATGGTTACCCAGGCATTTGGCTAACACCTTTTGCAAACCCCTGGTAAGGGAAGCCTTGAGGGTAGGGAAGGAGAGATGCTTCTCCATGTGGGCCCAAGGACAGTGCTTACAGTGGCGAGGGGTCAGGATGTCACTTGCTCTTCGCCCTGCCTCTGGCTGATCCTGGGGACCCGAAGCTTTGGGGAGAAGCAGCTGGGGAAGAGCAGTGTGTTGAGACCTCTGGCCCCTGTGTTGAGACCTTTGCGGAAATGTGCTTACAGGGGCCTCTACTAGGCTTCTGGCCTGGGCAGGGTGGTTCTTCCCTGTGACTGTGGATAACCCCAACCTTGCAGTCCCTCTTCTATGGTCTCCTGCTTTGGGTTTCCTAGGGTGCTCTCTCTTTTTGGCTGAGGATGAGGCTGAAGCCTTgtcctttctcttgcctgagaCCAGAACCTTAGAGTTTGAGGGTTCTCCTGGGCCTGGAGATGGATAGTCCACACCAGCCTCCATGTGTACACATGGCCCTTGGGATGGGACCTGGCTCACCATCTTCCCCTTCATTTTCTCCCCTCTCTGAGACCCTTGTTCTGCCCTGCCAGACTCCTGTGGCTGAAGCTGGGAAGAGGATTGGAAGTGATGACAGTGGGAGGACTGGACAGGCTGAGGTACTGTGCCCTGAACTTCTTGAGGATGACAACTTGAAGAGTGGGGGCATGGATTGGGGGGATAAATCTGCTGTGGTGGGCAGGAAGGGAGTCCCCAGAAGTCTGGAATTGTGGAGCTCAGAATAGGGGAGCTGCAAAATGATTGACTTGGGCCAGGGGCTCTGGAGGCAGGGCTCTGCTGCAGTTTCTTCAGCCTGAGTTTCAGCTCTCTACTCCACTGCCAGGCATGGATCCCAGGATGGGTGAGCAACTCTGGGACAGTCCATCTCTGGGAGAGTGGGGCCTCTGCCTTAACCCCTGGGCACGTTACTCCCTTGGGTAGACCAGGATGAGTGCGTTCAATCTTCACAGCTTCAGCtagggtgggaggctggggtcGTGGGTGTAGGGGATCCACTGCCAGAGGGCTGGGGCCTTGGGGAACTTCTCTTTGTTGCACATTTCTCCACACAAGTTCAAGGTCAATGTGTGGCTCTGGTAGAGGAGTAGAGAGTGAGCTGGGGGCTGGGAGCTCAGTGGCCCAGTGGTTCTTTCTTTGCTTCACTGCCTCCCCGTCAGGCTTATAGTTGCTTTGGTCTGCGATAGGCTCACTTACGTGGGACTTTGAAACAGAGTTTGAGGTTGGGCTGGAGCCCCCACCTGGGAACACAGGAacacagttttctttttgctccATTTCCCCTACAATAGACTGAGAATCAGACAAGACTCCCAGAGGGCTGGCTCCATGCAGGTCTTGGGGTAAGTTACAAGCTGGGTGCTTAGAGGCCCAggagttttttctcttttgtatgtCCCCACATCTAGCTTCAGAATCAGACAGGACCCCCATGGATCTAACTCTGAGCAGCTCCGGTGCAAGAGCTGGGGGTGGGCTGAGGGCCAGAGATGGAGACCTAGAAGCCGAGGAATTCCTGGAATGCTCAGTATCCTTCCATGTAGCTTCTGATGTAGTGAGGCCTTCCCCAGGATTGATTCTGTGTGGTTCCATAAGGGTGGTTGGAGGTGTGCTATGAACAGGGTCTGGGGAATCAGATGCCCAGAGGTTCTCTTTCTGCCCCATGGTCTCCCACAAAGCTTTGGATTCAGGCAGGACTCCCTGGGGGCCCATTACTAGAGACTCCAGGAGAGGGACTGAGGGAAGGCTGGGAGGTGAAACTGGGTCTGCAGGGacccaaatattttctctactttgCATGCCCTTCCATGGTGTTTCAGATGCTGGTGGGACACATTCAGGGCTGGTTCCAGAGAGCTCTGGGTTGAGGTCCAAGACTGGAGACTCAAAAGCCCAGAGGTTTCCTGAGTTTTCTCTGCATTCCCACTGGGGCTTATATCTGGATGGATCTTCCAGGGAACTCTCTCCCTGGAGTTCTGGCAGGGAGTCTAGGGGAGGGCAAGGGACTGGCATTGAAGACTCAGAGGCCTGAGGTTTCTCTCTGTATCCCATGGTTCCCAAGAAGTCCTTAGATATAGCAAGTCCTCCTTCAGGGCTAACTTTTCTGGGTTCTGACAGAGAAGCTGGGGATTGGCAGGGGGGTGGCATTGGAGGCTCAAAAGCTTGGGGCATCTTTTTGTGTCCTGTGGTTTCCAAATGAGTCTCATATCCAGGGAGAACTTCCAGGGGGCTAGTTCCAGGGGACTGTGTGGGTGCCTCAGCACCAGATAAAACTCCCTTGTGGTCCACAGGGAAGGGCCTCAGATGGAGGAGTagtgctgagacaggagaagacGGAGGTGGAAGCAGCTGAGGATCGGGGGCCATCCCTTCTAGATCTTCCATAGTATGGGCCTCATGGGTAGAAAACTGGGCTGAGGAGTGATGCTGGGGAAGCAACAGGTTGGACCTAGGTAGGAAGGCAAGCTTGTTGAAGAAGACAGAAGAACAAACAGACAACTTCAGAGGAGAGGggccacctgagctcaggaagatGGCCTCCAAGGACTCGCTGTGCAGAGAGGGGAGACCCCAGAAGAGCTGGCTTTTTCTCTGCTGCTGGTGGTTCCCTGATGCTATCTTGTGCCTCACAGGAAAGCTGGTCAGAATCTGGAAGATGGGGAAGGATCTGGAAGGGCTCACGGGCTGCATGACTGTTTGCTCTGGTATCCCTATAGCCTTGAGGAGGCCCTCAGAACCACAGGatggctggggtggggctggagtgGCTTGCTCTCCAGTGGGAGCTTCTTTGGTAGGAGAACATGGCTTCAGTGGATCCAGAGATGCCTCGTCTtccccctcttcctcttcttccccttcttcctccacTTCTGATTTCTGCTTACACAGGTGATCAAGGAAGCCCACATGGTGCAGAAGTGGTAGGTCCTGGGAAGTAGATAAAGATATTCTCAGGCATGAAGCCTTTTCAGATACACAAGGTTTGCTATGAGGCACTCAGTCTGCTCCATATCCAGAGTGGACAGTTACTCACCTAATCCCACGTGTGTGGCCAGTCACCTACACAGCTCCTCATCTAGTGTTAATGGTCATTACCCAGTCCTCATTTGGAGATCAGTATTCCCTCATATAGCCCTACATCTAGAATCCATGGTCACTCACCTGGCTTCAAATCTAGTGTCAGTGGTTACTCACCCAGCCTCACATCTAGGGCTTATAGTCACTCACCTGGGCCCACATTCATACCAATGACCTCACATGTGGTGTCAGCAGTCATTCATCCAGCTGTACAGTCACAGGTCACCCACCTTGCCTTGCACCATATTCCCAGAGCACCAGGGATGAAGCTGTCGCAACCTCCCAAGCTGCCACCATCTCCGAATCTGCCAAACCACGAATAAGAATAGTGTCACCAGATTTCCTGGACTCTGGAAGCAGCTGCTGCCACAGTGTCTGCAGGCTAGGGCATGGGTCAGTTGGCCCCAGAGAAGCCCCATATCCCCCTTAGCCCCGAGCAGGTCCTCCAGCAGCCATTCCATTTCCCTTAGCCTTCTGGCAGTTTACCCTGAGGTCATCACTGCATCACAGAACAAAGAACTCCCATCCCCCACAGAGGCCTGGGCTTAACAGCCTTCTCCCTGAATTTAGAACCAAAAAAAATTTCCTCCATTAGGCAATTCATGCTTCACACAGTGAAATGTGGGTGATCCCCTTTTGATTGCCCAGTTCAGAATTATGCTTCAGGCATTGTGGTTAAGTACATGGATTCTAGCACCGAACTGCCTTATTCAAATCATAGCTCTGTCATTTTCCTACCTGTGAAAACTCAAACTACTTAATTTTTTCAGtgcctcatttttcttatctataaaataaagatatcattatctttattttatagatatttattgttattattttgagacagaatctcactgtgtcacccaggctggagtgcagtggtgtgatcacgactcactgcagcctcaacctcctgggctcaagtgctcctcctgcctcagcctcctgagtagctgggaccacaggcatgtgccaccgtgcctagctaatttttatattttttatttttgtagagacaggatctctttatattgcccaggctggtctcgactcctgagctctagggatcctcccaccttggcctcccaaagtggtgggattataggcgtgaaccatcTTGCCTGGCATATTCttagaggcaaggtctcattgtattgccccggctggtcttgacctcctgagctcaagagagcctcccatctagcctccgagtagctgggattacaggcatgggccactctACCCAGCACAATAATATTATTACGTACTACacagggttgttttgaggatgtaaaaagtaaagtagaggttcctcttcaaagactttcctctccgtctaattaggaataaatagtaacatctcttagaagcaaaatttattcaaagacctctGTTAAcgttcttaaatatctgctagccgtaATAAATCAatttactttatgttcttagcttccacaatttagcctaaatatttgccctggcatgcttatattggtccaagcaagcattaggtcatagcctgttcctcttccttatttgaaggtgtttttacctttctcagcattccacaagttaacttcctccttcctttgttctctgcctttgcctcttttaaaaagttataagttGTTAGCCAATCAGGACAAATACAGAAAgtgaggtcccgttccagccaatggaaaccggacacagcagtagggtggatgcGTCAGGCTATAAATGACCCTGCCTCCTTTGTTCGCTGTACTCTTCATGGCAAAACTGGTGAGTGTACCGTTTctacagaaagtaaaaatagccttgctgaggaaattaaatttatgttcaactGCTATTTCTTCACGGCActggggaacaagcatttctaacaaggattaaatgaataaatgtatatgcTTAGAATAATGTATGCTGTATTAAATTTCTATTTAAGGTTTCTAATTATAAGCTTCATTCTGTCTTTAATGGTTGGGGTCTATCCCCTCTTTTTTATGCTCGTGTCAGCTGTGAACTGTGAAGCATTCATGTTAAGGATGACAAATAAATGTGCTTTGCCATCCTCATTTCCTCCATTTCCCCCTAAAACCACCACTTTGTTCCATGTCGGCCCTTCCTTTCAGGGCCACACTTCAATCCCTGTCCTCATTAAAAGCTGATTTGTTCTGGTGGAAAGTGTGCTGAGCTGAAAGTGAGGAGACTTGGGTTCTCTAGCTCCATCACTGATCCACCACATGATCTTGAGAAACCAAAGAGAGGTTTCTCCATTGGTACCATGAGTTGGactagattgattgattgattcatgtaacatttgttgaatgcctgTTATGGACCAGGTATTGTGCTCAGTCTTTAAACTGCAGAAGTAAGATAGAGTCTTTGCACTAAACTAGGTCCCATTTCATTGGGGGATCAGTGAAGTAACAGGTAATGAAAATAGAGATGCGCACAGAGTTTTATGGGGCCAGAGAACAGATACCCACCAGTCTGAAGAAGGAGGTTGATGGTGAGGGGTGCTTCCCAGAGGAGATGATTAATGCTTGATTTGAGGAACCAAGAAAGTGAGGATGTAGTGAAGGGAGTGAGAGAAGGACAATCCAGGCAGTAGGAACAGCCTATGTAAATGTGCTAGGGCAGAGAAACTATGCCCCATTATGGAAATTGAAGGTATTTCGGTGTGGCTGTAGTTTTGGATGGGGGTTGGGGAAGCGGTAGGAGATGAACCTAGAAAGACAAGATCACAAAGTCCCTGAACACCAGGCTAAGAAGTTGGAACTCTGTCACTTTTCAATGTGAAACCATTGAAAAGTTTTAAACAGGGAAGTGACAAGATGAAGTTTGTGTCTCGGAAATAACATTCTAGTGAGGGTAAAGACACAAAAGGCAAGAGGTTAGGTGAGTCTTGCTTTagttaaataaaaactaaagtgaGGCCTGAACCATGTCAGTGATGGTGGGCATGGGGAATATGGATTCAAGTAGAACTCCAGAGATAAAATTGATTAGACTTGTTTACCAATAGGATAGGTTGGGGGAGAGAGGAAATTGAGGGTGACTCCAAGATATCTGACTTGGGAAACTGGATGTTTGTTGGTGCAATTTCACTGAGATAAGAAACAAAGACCTGGGAACCAAGTTAGGGTGGTTGGGGGGCGGTGATGGGTTCCATTTTAGATATTTGAATTTGAGGTTCTGGTGTCACCTCAAGGTAAAGCTAGGCAAGGGACAGATACATGGATCTGAAGCTTGGGAAAGCAGTCTATGGGGGGGATGTAGATTTGACCTCTAGCAGCATATATGTAGCAGCTGAAACCATTGAAGGGCATAAAGATGACCTACTTATGTGTAACATTTGGCCCAGACAGTGCTTTTTAACTGTGACCaatggtggttttttttgttttgttttgttttttttgagacggagtcttgctctattgcccaggctggagtgcagtggagcgatcttggctcactgcaagctccgcctcctgggttcatgccattttcctgcctcagcctcctgagtagctgggactacaggcacctgccaccgcacctggctgattttttgtatttttagtagagacggggtttcactgtgttagccaggatggtctcaatctcctgacctggtgatctgcctgcctcagcctcccaaagtgctgtgattacaggtgtgagccaccgcgccctgcagCCAacggtgttttttttaaaaaaactttaatgaGTAGCCAATATTGTAAATCAGTAGATTGTACATAATATTTCCAACTTAAAATCTGGCAACACTGGACTTATATTCCCACAAAGTAAAGGCTATTTGGAGCTAAGTAGCAATTGCTCCCTTTGGAATGAACTTGTGCTCTCCAGTTCACTGCAGTTCTCACGCTGTTCTTAGAGTAAATGCCAAGACTGGGTATGGTGactactcacacctgtaatcacagcactttgggaggccaaggcaagaggattgcttgagaccaggagttcaaggctgcagtgagctatgatcatgtcactgcactccagtcagggcaacagagtgaaatcatgtctcttaaagaaaaaaaaaaaaaagtttaatgccAAGACTAAGGGCTCGTTGCTGTTGATCATTGTGcctatgattttgttttcttccacttgt
This portion of the Pan troglodytes isolate AG18354 chromosome 11, NHGRI_mPanTro3-v2.0_pri, whole genome shotgun sequence genome encodes:
- the SPATA31G1 gene encoding spermatogenesis-associated protein 31G1; translated protein: MEWLLEDLLGAKGDMGLLWGQLTHALACRHCGSSCFQSPGNLVTLFLFVVWQIRRWWQLGRLRQLHPWCSGNMVQGKDLPLLHHVGFLDHLCKQKSEVEEEGEEEEEGEDEASLDPLKPCSPTKEAPTGEQATPAPPQPSCGSEGLLKAIGIPEQTVMQPVSPSRSFPIFQILTSFPVRHKIASGNHQQQRKSQLFWGLPSLHSESLEAIFLSSGGPSPLKLSVCSSVFFNKLAFLPRSNLLLPQHHSSAQFSTHEAHTMEDLEGMAPDPQLLPPPSSPVSALLLHLRPFPVDHKGVLSGAEAPTQSPGTSPLEVLPGYETHLETTGHKKMPQAFEPPMPPPCQSPASLSEPRKVSPEGGLAISKDFLGTMGYREKPQASESSMPVPCPPLDSLPELQGESSLEDPSRYKPQWECRENSGNLWAFESPVLDLNPELSGTSPECVPPASETPWKGMQSRENIWVPADPVSPPSLPSVPLLESLVMGPQGVLPESKALWETMGQKENLWASDSPDPVHSTPPTTLMEPHRINPGEGLTTSEATWKDTEHSRNSSASRSPSLALSPPPALAPELLRVRSMGVLSDSEARCGDIQKRKNSWASKHPACNLPQDLHGASPLGVLSDSQSIVGEMEQKENCVPVFPGGGSSPTSNSVSKSHVSEPIADQSNYKPDGEAVKQRKNHWATELPAPSSLSTPLPEPHIDLELVWRNVQQREVPQGPSPLAVDPLHPRPQPPTLAEAVKIERTHPGLPKGVTCPGVKAEAPLSQRWTVPELLTHPGIHAWQWSRELKLRLKKLQQSPASRAPGPSQSFCSSPILSSTIPDFWGLPSCPPQQIYPPNPCPHSSSCHPQEVQGTVPQPVQSSHCHHFQSSSQLQPQESGRAEQGSQRGEKMKGKMVSQVPSQGPCVHMEAGVDYPSPGPGEPSNSKVLVSGKRKDKASASSSAKKREHPRKPKAGDHRRGTARLGLSTVTGKNHPAQARSLVEAPVSTFPQRSQHRGQRSQHTALPQLLLPKASGPQDQPEAGRRASDILTPRHCKHCPWAHMEKHLSFPTLKASLTRGLQKVLAKCLGNHRPLPTKSSQ